The Chloroflexota bacterium genome contains a region encoding:
- a CDS encoding GNAT family N-acetyltransferase — MPIQLYPLDLDTDAPRYVELVNTILPDPVTIERVREWARNFPREGIRQQHVARDENGIIVGCNEASRRPNMAPGTFFIEVIVAPDYGRRGIGAQLYDDAIAFARAHGATRFICEVREHCPDWLRFAQTRGFQINRHIFESTLDLATFDEMRFAGVIESVQARGVRFITLADAGNTEANQRKLYELNQCNAVDIPGWEGEFPSFEDFSRYVFQASWFRAEGQILAVESDTWVGLGAVGYFEKTNSAYNMHTGVAREYRGRQIALALKLLVIRRAREWGAIYIRTNNDSQNAPILAINQRLGYKAEPGYFKCLKILEDARTNGVATLP, encoded by the coding sequence TGCCGATTCAACTTTACCCGCTCGATCTCGACACCGACGCGCCGCGCTATGTCGAGTTGGTCAACACGATTCTGCCCGACCCGGTCACCATCGAACGTGTGCGCGAATGGGCGCGCAACTTTCCGCGCGAGGGCATTCGCCAGCAACACGTCGCGCGCGATGAGAATGGCATCATCGTCGGTTGCAACGAGGCGTCGCGTCGCCCGAACATGGCGCCGGGCACTTTTTTTATCGAGGTGATCGTCGCGCCGGACTATGGTCGGCGCGGGATTGGCGCGCAACTGTACGACGATGCTATCGCATTTGCGCGCGCACACGGCGCGACGCGCTTCATCTGCGAGGTGCGCGAGCATTGTCCAGATTGGTTGCGGTTCGCGCAGACGCGCGGCTTCCAAATTAATCGGCACATTTTCGAATCTACGCTCGACCTGGCGACGTTTGACGAGATGCGTTTTGCTGGTGTGATCGAATCCGTGCAAGCGCGAGGTGTTCGATTCATCACGCTGGCGGATGCGGGCAACACCGAAGCAAATCAGCGTAAGCTGTACGAGTTGAACCAGTGCAACGCGGTGGATATCCCGGGCTGGGAAGGCGAATTCCCAAGTTTTGAAGATTTCAGCCGGTACGTGTTCCAAGCATCGTGGTTTCGCGCGGAGGGGCAAATTCTCGCGGTGGAAAGTGATACCTGGGTCGGCTTGGGCGCGGTCGGTTATTTTGAAAAAACAAACTCGGCATACAACATGCACACCGGCGTCGCGCGCGAGTATCGCGGACGCCAGATTGCACTCGCGCTGAAACTGCTGGTGATCCGCCGCGCGCGCGAGTGGGGCGCGATATACATTCGCACGAACAACGATTCGCAGAACGCGCCGATTCTCGCGATCAATCAAAGGTTGGGATACAAAGCAGAGCCGGGGTACTTCAAGTGCTTGAAGATATTGGAGGATGCAAGAACTAACGGGGTTGCCACTTTGCCCTAA
- a CDS encoding sulfite exporter TauE/SafE family protein, which translates to MAVTMLTSNLLLAFVTGLISSFGHCLGMCGGLVAIYSARQATVVTVNGERPSIVNRAGNLLPLHLGRILTYTVLGAIVGLAGSLLDQATGVVGWQGFFSIGVGIAMVVVALSLMGVLPPIEVALASLSGGASPMKRMRGLFGQRNIWATMSLGMLWGMLPCGLVFAMLVMAAGAQSAVDGALTMFVFGLGTIPTLLGFGLATDLISPKLRGRLQFFAALLILLFALQTILRGLAAANIVPSLILGPVMLW; encoded by the coding sequence GTGGCTGTAACGATGTTGACGAGCAATTTGCTACTCGCGTTTGTCACGGGACTGATCAGTAGTTTCGGTCACTGTCTCGGAATGTGCGGCGGCTTGGTCGCGATCTACTCGGCGCGGCAAGCGACCGTCGTAACCGTGAACGGCGAGCGACCCAGCATCGTGAATCGCGCGGGCAATCTCTTGCCCTTGCACCTGGGTCGCATCCTGACCTACACCGTACTCGGCGCGATTGTCGGACTGGCTGGCTCGCTGCTCGATCAAGCAACGGGCGTGGTTGGCTGGCAAGGATTCTTTTCGATCGGCGTCGGTATCGCGATGGTCGTCGTGGCGCTCAGTTTGATGGGCGTGCTGCCGCCGATTGAAGTCGCGCTCGCGTCGCTCTCGGGCGGCGCGTCGCCGATGAAACGAATGCGCGGGCTGTTCGGTCAACGCAACATCTGGGCGACGATGTCCCTGGGAATGTTGTGGGGCATGTTGCCGTGCGGTCTGGTGTTTGCGATGCTCGTGATGGCGGCAGGCGCGCAAAGCGCGGTGGACGGCGCGCTGACAATGTTCGTGTTCGGGCTGGGCACGATCCCGACCTTGCTCGGCTTCGGTCTGGCAACCGATTTGATCAGCCCGAAATTGCGCGGACGTTTGCAGTTCTTTGCCGCGCTGCTCATCCTGCTGTTCGCGCTCCAAACGATCTTGCGCGGACTGGCGGCGGCGAATATCGTGCCGTCGCTGATCCTGGGACCGGTGATGCTATGGTAA
- a CDS encoding heavy metal translocating P-type ATPase metal-binding domain-containing protein — protein MVNCEHCGAETKHPVSKVMDGKMLHFCCGGCLQVYEFLREEGLLEQVKAEEANDKK, from the coding sequence ATGGTAAACTGTGAACATTGCGGCGCGGAAACGAAACATCCGGTCAGCAAAGTGATGGACGGCAAGATGCTGCATTTTTGTTGCGGCGGTTGTTTGCAGGTGTACGAATTCTTGCGCGAGGAAGGACTGCTCGAACAGGTGAAGGCAGAAGAGGCGAACGATAAAAAGTGA